In the Nodosilinea sp. PGN35 genome, one interval contains:
- the cobS gene encoding adenosylcobinamide-GDP ribazoletransferase, with protein MPPARPGETSPRPGWFARLGGSILFYTKLPLLPGWQPRFEGIAPLAPVVGLGLGLGLAAVDWALAQLGMPTLTRSALVIGLGVWVTGGLHLDGAMDTADGLAVMDPQRRLAVMADSHSGAFGVMAAIAILGLKTLALAELTSGRGWVLVAAMVWGRWGQVVAIARYPYLRAGGKGALHREHLRPQDWLLGVALALGLHGLWLGRQPGQILPVGISLAGGLVLAWAVGAWLNRRLGGHTGDTYGATVEWIETLLLCLATLA; from the coding sequence TTGCCCCCCGCGCGACCGGGCGAAACTTCCCCCCGTCCCGGCTGGTTTGCCCGCCTGGGCGGATCCATTTTGTTCTACACAAAGCTGCCGCTGCTCCCCGGTTGGCAGCCGCGCTTTGAGGGTATCGCCCCCCTGGCTCCGGTGGTGGGCCTGGGGCTGGGCCTGGGGCTGGCGGCAGTCGATTGGGCTCTGGCGCAGCTGGGTATGCCGACGCTGACCCGCAGCGCCCTGGTGATTGGCCTGGGGGTGTGGGTAACTGGCGGTCTGCACCTCGACGGAGCCATGGATACTGCCGATGGCCTGGCGGTGATGGATCCCCAGCGACGGCTGGCGGTGATGGCCGATAGCCACAGCGGGGCCTTTGGCGTGATGGCGGCGATCGCGATTCTCGGCCTCAAAACCCTGGCTCTGGCCGAGCTGACCAGCGGACGCGGCTGGGTGCTGGTGGCGGCCATGGTGTGGGGCCGCTGGGGCCAGGTGGTGGCGATCGCCCGCTACCCCTACCTGCGGGCCGGGGGTAAGGGGGCGCTGCACCGAGAGCATCTGCGACCCCAGGACTGGCTATTGGGCGTGGCGCTGGCGCTGGGTCTCCACGGCCTCTGGCTCGGGAGACAGCCTGGCCAAATCCTGCCCGTCGGTATCAGCCTGGCGGGGGGGCTGGTCTTGGCCTGGGCGGTAGGGGCCTGGCTAAACCGGCGTCTGGGAGGCCACACGGGCGACACCTACGGAGCCACAGTGGAGTGGATTGAAACTCTGCTGCTGTGCCTGGCCACCCTGGCCTAG